The window GCTTCTTCTAGCTTTGACTTATCAATGTCACTAACTGTAGTGCTGTCAAATGCGAAGTGCAGGTTTTTCAGAACAATAATATCTGGACATGCAGGCGCACTATCAGTCATAACAACTTCTTTAACGTCATTAGCAACGATAACTTCAGCAACGCCCATTTTCTTTTCGTAACCACATTCTTCTAGTTTAACATCAGTGGCAGCGAAACGATCACGCCAGCACTCACCATAACTATTTTTCCACACTTCACCATAAGATGTAGTGACATAATTTTCAACAAAACCATCACCCCCAGCAGTGGCTGAAGCTGATACAATACCTATAGCTAAACCAATAGCTGACATAGCAAATAGCTTTTTCATAGACATAACGATCCCTTTTCTTTTAAAAATGATTTATCATGTTCTAGGATAGCTTGCTATATCAGATGTTGCAAGGGAAATATTAAATTTTTAGGGTTTTAGTAGAATATTGATGCTTAATTATATTGTTTTTTTTTCTATAGCCGGATTAATCTGGTATTGGTGGAATTCTGTGAGTGCTTACGAGGTCGCTTATGGGCAGGCAAAATCAGCCTGCGCAAGGCTGGAACTGCAGTTTCTTGATGATACGCTGGATGTGATAAAGCTACGCTTATGTCGTCATCCTCATGGCTATATGCAATTGTGTAGAGTCTATGAATTTGAGTTCAGTAGTGATGGCGATAGCCGTTATAAAGGCTATGTCAAACTCAGTGGCACTAAGTTTGAGGGGATCGATATGGATGCTTATCGTATTGATTAGTCCCTAAGGATATATACCCCAGTATCATGGGTATAGTTGCAGGGGTGGTTCCTGTAGAATAGCGAGTTGTTCTTTGAGTTGCAAAATATGCTCACCCCAAAATTGTTCCGTGTTAAACCATGGAAAAGCTCTTGGGAAGGCAGGATCATCCCAGCGTTTGGCCAACCAACCGGCATAATGGACGATTCTCATGCTGCGCAGTGATTCAATCAGATTGATTTCACTGCGGTCAAAATCACAAAACTCTTCGTAGCCTTCTAATACTTCTCGTAATTGCATTTCCTGTTCCTGGCGTTCACCGGAAAGTAGCATCCAAAGATCCTGAATCGCAGGGCCATTACGACTATCATCAAAATCAACAAAGTGCGGGCCATTGTCTGTCCATAAAATATTGCCCGGATGACAATCACCGTGGAGGCGAATTAATTGCGGTGCAAACTGTTTGTAGTTGCTTTGCACGTGATGCAAAATATCACTGACAATGGCTTTATAGGAGTCAACAAATAGCGCTGGCATAAAGTCATGTTCAAGGATGTATTCAAAGGGTCGCATGATAAATGATTCAATCGACAGGGTAGGGCGGTGTTGGAATTGACACGCTTTTCCCACTGCATGAATGCGTCCCATTAATTTGCCTAACCAATAGAGGTGATCCATATCGGTCAGTTCTGGTGCGCGTCCCCCTCGGCGCAAATACAGTGCAAAGCGATAGCCTTTATAATCAAAGAGACTTTCATTGTCTAAAAAAATAGGCGGTACTGCAGGGATATCCAGTTCGTGCAGTTCCTGAGAGAAAAGATGTTCTTCTAATATTTGCTCGTTACTCCACCGCCCGGGGCGATAAAATTTGGCAATAATGGGAGCTTCTTCTTCAATACCAACCTGATAAACCCGGTTTTCATAACT of the sulfur-oxidizing endosymbiont of Gigantopelta aegis genome contains:
- a CDS encoding OmpA family protein, producing MSMKKLFAMSAIGLAIGIVSASATAGGDGFVENYVTTSYGEVWKNSYGECWRDRFAATDVKLEECGYEKKMGVAEVIVANDVKEVVMTDSAPACPDIIVLKNLHFAFDSTTVSDIDKSKLEEARDFIRAEVPEGCHKTETVLVTGHTDSTGPEAYNQSLSVRRAEAVINFLNSIGAQATFVAEGKGESDPIADNSTKEGRAENRRVVIDIDTSNN
- a CDS encoding serine/threonine protein kinase, whose product is MTDSIEDYSKLDPDAVLNAVESKGYLSDARILALNSYENRVYQVGIEEEAPIIAKFYRPGRWSNEQILEEHLFSQELHELDIPAVPPIFLDNESLFDYKGYRFALYLRRGGRAPELTDMDHLYWLGKLMGRIHAVGKACQFQHRPTLSIESFIMRPFEYILEHDFMPALFVDSYKAIVSDILHHVQSNYKQFAPQLIRLHGDCHPGNILWTDNGPHFVDFDDSRNGPAIQDLWMLLSGERQEQEMQLREVLEGYEEFCDFDRSEINLIESLRSMRIVHYAGWLAKRWDDPAFPRAFPWFNTEQFWGEHILQLKEQLAILQEPPLQLYP
- a CDS encoding DUF3301 domain-containing protein produces the protein MLNYIVFFSIAGLIWYWWNSVSAYEVAYGQAKSACARLELQFLDDTLDVIKLRLCRHPHGYMQLCRVYEFEFSSDGDSRYKGYVKLSGTKFEGIDMDAYRID